A part of Neoarius graeffei isolate fNeoGra1 chromosome 22, fNeoGra1.pri, whole genome shotgun sequence genomic DNA contains:
- the tmem220 gene encoding transmembrane protein 220 isoform X1, whose translation MFCLLSGVQHFNVDSDSRVTHLSKLIHALTCIKGPGFYLEFLVLCWHRFLLSKYVRVTCYFYFSSSFLQINDPDSGLWMVGYAIPAGLCVLISCWPQVTETLAWRRVADLHVMMAAAFGALLGWSLYKHGVAHIFHQEEGREFSGLMLTVTWLLMCRHSGRGGVGALRLCTAVAITAFPIITWVYYHIHNELRADWPSHCTTAL comes from the exons ATGTTTTGCCTCTTAAGCGGTGTTCAGCACTTTAATGTGGACTCCGACTCCAGGGTGACTCATCTATCAAAACTCATTCATGCTTTAACATGTATAAAAGGTCCTGGATTTTACTTGGAGTTTCTTGTCCTTTGTTGGCACAGGTTTCTCTTATCCAAATACGTGAGAGTGACctgctatttttatttttcttcttctttcctgcAGATAAACGACCCAGATTCTGGCCTGTGGATG GTCGGCTATGCTATTCCTGCGGGCCTGTGCGTTTTAATCAGCTGTTGGCCACAAGTAACGG AGACACTAGCATGGAGGAGAGTCGCTGATCTGCACGTGATGATGGCAGCAGCGTTTGGTGCTCTGCTGGGCTGGAGTCTGTATAAACATGGGGTTGCACACATCTTCCACCAGGAGGAGGGCAG AGAGTTCAGTGGCCTGATGCTGACTGTGACGTGGCTGCTCATGTGTCGACACTCAggacg TGGTGGTGTTGGAGCTCTGAGACTGTGCACCGCTGTAGCCATCACCGCGTTCCCCATCATCACATGGGTCTATTACCACATCCATAACGAGCTGCGAGCAGACTGGCCGTCACACTGCACCACCGCGCTGTAA